One genomic segment of Streptomyces liangshanensis includes these proteins:
- a CDS encoding DEAD/DEAH box helicase — protein MIFGRTAGSRRRARGRQDGVVTLIDQLPPTADPDALFEAFTTWAEGEGITLYPAQEEALIEVVSGANVIVSTPTGSGKSLIAAGAHFAALAQDKVTFYTAPIKALVSEKFFDLCKLFGTENVGMLTGDASVNADAPVICCTAEVLASIALRDGKQADVGQVVMDEFHFYAEPDRGWAWQIPILELPQAQFILMSATLGDMSRFEEDLTRRTGRPTSVVRSATRPVPLYYEYKLTPITETLTELLETKQAPVYIVHFTQAAAVERAQSLMSINMCSREEKDRIADLIGSFRFTTKFGQNLSRYVRHGIGVHHAGMLPKYRRLVEKLAQAGLLKVICGTDTLGVGVNVPIRTVLFTALTKYDGTRVRTLRAREFHQIAGRAGRAGFDTAGLVVAQAPEHVVENEKALAKAGDDPKKRRKVVRKKAPEGFVAWSETTFDKLIDSDPEPLTSRFRVTHTMLLSVIARPGNAFEAMRHLLEDNHEPRRQQLRHIRRALAIYRSLLDGGVVERLETPDAEGRIVRLTVDLQQDFALNQPLSTFALASFELLDPESPSYALDMVSVVESTLDDPRQILAAQQNKARGEAVGAMKSEGIEYEERMERLQEITYPKPLEELLVHAYNVYRTSHPWVGDHPVSPKSVIRDMYERALSFTEFTSHYELARTEGIVLRYLAGAYKALEHTIPDDLKSEDLEDLTAWLGEMVRQVDSSLLDEWEQLANPEVETAEQAQEKADQVRPVTANARAFRVLVRNAMFRRVELAALDRVNDLGELDGDSGWDADRWGEAMDAYWDEYEDLGTGPDARGPKLLSIEEDAEHGLWRVRQTFADPNGDHDWGIGAEVDLAASDEEGRAVLRVTSVGQLSAVR, from the coding sequence ATGATCTTCGGCCGGACGGCCGGTTCCCGCCGGAGGGCGCGAGGCAGGCAAGATGGGGTGGTGACCCTCATTGATCAGCTGCCGCCGACCGCCGACCCCGACGCCCTCTTCGAGGCCTTCACCACCTGGGCCGAGGGCGAGGGCATCACGCTCTACCCGGCTCAGGAGGAAGCGCTGATCGAGGTGGTCTCGGGGGCGAACGTGATCGTCTCGACCCCCACGGGCTCCGGGAAGAGCCTCATCGCGGCGGGCGCGCACTTCGCCGCCCTGGCGCAGGACAAGGTCACGTTCTACACCGCGCCGATCAAGGCCCTGGTGTCCGAGAAGTTCTTCGACCTGTGCAAGCTCTTCGGCACCGAGAACGTCGGGATGCTGACCGGTGACGCGTCGGTCAACGCCGACGCCCCGGTCATCTGCTGCACGGCCGAGGTGCTCGCGTCCATCGCGCTGCGGGACGGCAAGCAGGCGGACGTCGGCCAGGTCGTGATGGACGAGTTCCACTTCTACGCGGAGCCGGACCGCGGCTGGGCCTGGCAGATCCCGATCCTGGAGCTGCCGCAGGCGCAGTTCATCCTGATGTCCGCGACCCTCGGCGACATGTCGCGGTTCGAGGAGGACCTGACCCGCAGGACGGGCCGCCCGACCTCGGTCGTGCGGTCGGCGACGCGCCCGGTGCCGCTGTACTACGAGTACAAGCTGACGCCCATCACCGAGACCCTGACCGAGCTGCTGGAGACCAAGCAGGCGCCGGTCTACATCGTGCACTTCACGCAGGCCGCCGCCGTCGAGCGGGCGCAGTCGCTGATGAGCATCAACATGTGCAGCCGCGAGGAGAAGGACCGGATCGCCGACCTGATCGGCAGTTTCCGCTTCACCACCAAGTTCGGCCAGAACCTCTCGCGGTACGTGCGGCACGGGATCGGCGTGCACCACGCGGGCATGCTGCCCAAGTACCGGCGCCTGGTGGAGAAGCTGGCGCAGGCGGGGCTGTTGAAGGTGATCTGCGGTACGGACACGCTCGGCGTGGGCGTCAACGTGCCCATCCGTACGGTGTTGTTCACCGCCCTGACCAAGTACGACGGCACGCGGGTACGGACGTTGCGCGCGCGGGAGTTCCACCAGATCGCCGGGCGGGCGGGGCGGGCCGGCTTCGACACGGCCGGGCTGGTCGTCGCGCAGGCGCCCGAGCACGTCGTGGAGAACGAGAAGGCGCTCGCCAAGGCGGGTGACGACCCGAAGAAGCGCCGCAAGGTGGTCAGGAAGAAGGCCCCGGAGGGCTTCGTCGCCTGGTCGGAGACGACCTTCGACAAGCTGATCGACTCCGACCCCGAGCCGCTGACCTCGCGTTTCCGGGTCACGCACACCATGCTGCTGTCGGTCATCGCCCGGCCGGGCAACGCCTTCGAGGCGATGCGCCACCTGCTGGAGGACAACCACGAGCCGCGCAGGCAGCAGCTGCGGCACATCCGCCGGGCCCTCGCCATCTACCGCTCGCTGCTGGACGGCGGTGTGGTGGAGCGGCTGGAGACCCCGGACGCGGAGGGCAGGATCGTCCGCCTCACCGTCGACCTCCAGCAGGACTTCGCGCTGAACCAGCCGCTGTCCACGTTCGCGCTGGCCTCGTTCGAGCTGCTGGACCCCGAATCCCCGTCGTACGCGCTGGACATGGTGTCGGTCGTCGAGTCCACGCTCGACGATCCGCGGCAGATCCTGGCGGCGCAGCAGAACAAGGCGCGCGGCGAGGCGGTCGGCGCGATGAAGTCCGAGGGGATCGAGTACGAGGAGCGGATGGAGCGGCTCCAGGAGATCACGTACCCGAAGCCGCTGGAGGAGCTGCTCGTGCACGCGTACAACGTGTACCGCACGAGCCATCCGTGGGTCGGCGACCACCCCGTCTCGCCGAAGTCCGTGATCCGGGACATGTACGAACGGGCCCTGTCCTTCACGGAATTCACGTCCCACTACGAGCTGGCCAGGACCGAGGGCATCGTCCTGCGCTATCTGGCGGGCGCGTACAAGGCGCTGGAACACACCATTCCGGACGATCTGAAGTCGGAGGACCTGGAGGATCTGACCGCCTGGCTGGGCGAGATGGTCCGTCAGGTGGACTCCAGTCTGCTCGACGAGTGGGAGCAGTTGGCCAACCCCGAGGTGGAGACGGCCGAGCAGGCGCAGGAGAAGGCGGACCAGGTGCGCCCGGTCACGGCGAACGCGCGTGCCTTCCGGGTCCTGGTGCGCAACGCGATGTTCCGCCGGGTGGAGCTGGCGGCGCTGGACCGTGTCAACGACCTGGGCGAGCTGGACGGCGACTCGGGCTGGGACGCGGACCGGTGGGGCGAGGCGATGGACGCGTACTGGGACGAGTACGAGGACCTGGGCACCGGTCCCGACGCCCGCGGCCCCAAGCTGCTGTCCATCGAGGAGGACGCCGAGCACGGCCTGTGGCGGGTCCGGCAGACGTTCGCCGACCCGAACGGCGATCATGACTGGGGCATCGGCGCGGAGGTGGACCTCGCGGCCTCCGACGAGGAGGGCCGGGCCGTCCTGCGCGTGACGTCGGTGGGCCAGCTCTCCGCGGTCCGCTGA
- a CDS encoding metal-dependent hydrolase — protein sequence MMGPAHSLSGAAAWLGVGAAAAAAGHSMPWPVLVVGALITAGAALAPDLDHKAATISRAFGPVSKRMCEIVDKLSYAVYKATKKPGDARRSGGHRTLTHTWLWAVAIGAGASGLALVGGRWAVLFILFVHLVLAVEGLLWRAARMSSDILVWLLGATSAWNLAGILDQPGNGSDWLFNAPGQEYLWLGLPIVLGALVHDIGDALTVSGCPILWPIPLGRKRWYALGPPKAIRFRAGSWVELKVLTPAFMVLGAVGAAFALGIV from the coding sequence ATGATGGGACCGGCACACTCACTGTCAGGGGCTGCGGCCTGGCTGGGGGTGGGCGCCGCGGCGGCGGCCGCCGGCCACAGCATGCCGTGGCCGGTACTGGTGGTCGGCGCGCTGATCACCGCGGGGGCCGCGCTGGCACCCGACCTGGATCACAAGGCCGCGACGATATCGCGGGCCTTCGGCCCGGTCTCGAAGCGGATGTGCGAGATCGTCGACAAGCTGTCGTACGCGGTCTACAAGGCGACGAAGAAGCCCGGTGACGCCCGCAGGAGCGGCGGGCACCGGACCCTGACGCACACCTGGCTGTGGGCCGTCGCGATCGGCGCGGGCGCGTCGGGGCTGGCGCTCGTGGGCGGGCGCTGGGCGGTGCTCTTCATCCTCTTCGTGCACCTGGTGCTCGCGGTGGAGGGGCTGCTGTGGCGGGCCGCGCGCATGTCGAGCGACATCCTGGTCTGGCTCCTGGGCGCGACGTCCGCGTGGAACCTCGCGGGGATCCTGGACCAGCCGGGCAACGGTTCCGACTGGCTGTTCAACGCACCCGGCCAGGAGTACCTGTGGCTGGGCCTGCCGATCGTGCTGGGCGCGCTGGTGCACGACATCGGCGACGCCCTGACGGTCTCGGGCTGCCCGATCCTGTGGCCCATCCCCCTGGGCCGCAAGCGCTGGTACGCCCTGGGCCCCCCGAAGGCGATCCGCTTCCGCGCGGGGAGCTGGGTGGAGCTGAAGGTCCTGACACCGGCGTTCATGGTCCTGGGGGCGGTGGGGGCGGCGTTCGCCCTGGGCATCGTCTGA
- a CDS encoding TetR family transcriptional regulator: MSRWEPDARGRLERAALELYSERGFEQTTAAQIAERAGLSERTFFRHYADKREVLFGGARLLEQTFVETLAAVPEAVAPMDAMGVTLEVVAEVFADRYEPARQRQAVIAANAELRERELIKLASLSSALASTFRGRGVEDTAARLAGEAGVAVFKVGFERWMGDGGRGLGEHLGEALVELRRLVVAGSA, encoded by the coding sequence ATGAGTCGATGGGAGCCCGACGCGCGCGGACGGCTGGAGCGGGCGGCGCTGGAGCTGTACAGCGAGCGGGGGTTCGAGCAGACGACGGCGGCGCAGATCGCAGAACGTGCGGGGCTGTCCGAGCGGACGTTCTTCCGGCACTACGCCGACAAGCGCGAGGTGCTCTTCGGCGGGGCGCGCCTGCTGGAACAGACCTTCGTGGAGACGCTGGCCGCGGTCCCGGAGGCGGTCGCGCCGATGGACGCGATGGGGGTGACGCTGGAGGTGGTCGCGGAGGTCTTCGCGGACCGGTACGAGCCTGCCCGGCAGCGTCAGGCGGTGATCGCGGCCAACGCGGAACTGCGGGAGCGCGAGCTGATCAAGCTGGCGTCGTTGTCCTCGGCGCTGGCGAGTACGTTCCGGGGGCGCGGGGTGGAGGACACGGCGGCGCGCCTGGCGGGGGAGGCGGGGGTGGCGGTGTTCAAGGTGGGGTTCGAGCGGTGGATGGGGGATGGGGGGCGGGGGTTGGGGGAGCATTTGGGGGAGGCGCTTGTTGAGTTGCGGCGGTTGGTGGTGGCGGGTTCCGCTTGA
- a CDS encoding SDR family oxidoreductase has translation MRVFLTGASGWIGSAVVPELIRAGHKVLGLARSDTAADTLTRAGADVRRGTLDDLHVLRDSAAESDGVIHLAFKHDIAFSGRYEEAVDADRVAVDTFGEVLAGSDRPFVIASGLLGVAPGRLATERDGLAPDARGAGGPTQRISNAHATTALADRGVRSSVVRLSPTVHGDGDNGFVASLVALAREKGVSGYVGDGAHRWSAVHRADAADLFRRALESAPAGSTLHAVGDEGVPIRAVAEVIGRHLDVPVVSFAPDEAAAHFTWLAPLLALDSPASATRTSDLLDWHPTHPTLLEDLDQGHYFTPTTT, from the coding sequence ATGCGTGTGTTCCTCACCGGCGCGTCCGGCTGGATCGGCTCCGCCGTAGTCCCCGAACTCATCCGGGCCGGTCACAAGGTCCTCGGCCTCGCCCGCTCGGACACCGCGGCCGACACCCTCACCCGGGCCGGCGCCGACGTGCGCCGCGGCACGCTCGACGACCTGCACGTCCTGCGCGACTCCGCCGCCGAGTCCGACGGCGTGATTCACCTCGCGTTCAAGCACGACATCGCGTTCAGCGGCCGCTACGAGGAGGCCGTCGACGCGGACCGCGTGGCCGTCGACACGTTCGGCGAGGTGCTCGCGGGCTCGGACCGGCCCTTCGTTATCGCTTCCGGGCTGCTCGGCGTGGCGCCGGGACGGCTCGCCACGGAACGGGACGGCCTGGCACCGGACGCCCGGGGCGCCGGCGGCCCGACCCAGCGGATCAGCAACGCGCACGCGACGACCGCCCTCGCCGACCGCGGCGTCCGGTCGTCGGTCGTACGGCTGTCGCCGACCGTCCACGGCGACGGCGACAACGGCTTCGTCGCCTCCCTGGTCGCCCTCGCCCGTGAGAAGGGCGTCTCGGGCTACGTCGGCGACGGCGCCCACCGCTGGTCGGCCGTACACCGAGCCGATGCGGCGGACCTCTTCCGCCGGGCCCTGGAGAGCGCCCCGGCGGGCTCCACCCTGCACGCGGTCGGGGACGAAGGCGTACCGATCCGGGCCGTCGCCGAGGTGATAGGACGCCACCTCGACGTGCCCGTGGTCTCGTTCGCCCCGGACGAAGCGGCCGCCCACTTCACCTGGCTGGCCCCGCTCCTCGCCCTGGACAGCCCCGCCTCCGCCACCCGCACCAGCGACCTACTGGACTGGCACCCGACCCACCCCACCCTCCTGGAAGACCTGGACCAGGGCCACTACTTCACCCCCACAACCACCTGA
- a CDS encoding ABC transporter ATP-binding protein, which produces MIGLSPPAFDPAAPESATTLPVGTPATVRAYVGELLRRHRRAFVLLVTVNAVAVVASMVGPYLLGSLVEDLSEGARDLHLERVAVVFAVALTVQTVFTRLVRLRGAMLGEEMLADLREDFLVRAVGLPPGVLERAGTGDLLSRITTDIDRLANAMREAVPQLAIGVVWAALLLGALTVTAPPLALAVLVAVPLVVAGCRWYFKRAPSAYRSEAAGYAAVAAMLTETVDAGRTIEAHRLGARRVALSDQRVKEWTAWERYTLWLRSVLFPVINLTHTTIFLSVLMIGGVFVLQDWITVGQLTTGALLSQMLVEPVGLILRWYDELQVAQVSIARLVGVRDIEPDGGDESVVPDGRTVSADDVRFGYRAGVDVLHQVTLDVPPGTRLALVGPSGAGKSTLGRLLAGIYGPRTGHVTLGGAELSRMPAERVRRHVALVNQEHHVFVGSLRDNLLLARTDAADAELWAALGAVDADGWARGLDSGLETEVGSGSTALTPAQAQQVALARLVLADPHTLVLDEATSLLDPRAARHLERSLARVLDGRTVVAIAHRLHTAHDADVIAVVEEGRISELGSHEELVAAGGAYAALWRSWHG; this is translated from the coding sequence ATGATCGGCCTGTCTCCCCCGGCGTTCGATCCGGCGGCCCCGGAATCGGCGACGACCCTGCCCGTCGGGACGCCCGCGACGGTCCGGGCCTACGTGGGCGAACTGCTGCGGCGGCACCGCCGGGCGTTCGTCCTGCTCGTCACGGTCAACGCGGTCGCGGTGGTCGCGTCGATGGTCGGCCCGTACCTGCTCGGCTCGCTGGTCGAGGATCTCTCGGAAGGCGCGCGCGACCTCCATCTGGAGCGCGTCGCGGTGGTGTTCGCGGTCGCGCTGACCGTGCAGACGGTCTTCACGCGGCTGGTACGGCTGCGCGGCGCGATGCTCGGCGAGGAGATGCTCGCCGACCTGCGGGAGGACTTCCTCGTCCGGGCGGTCGGGCTGCCGCCCGGCGTGCTGGAGCGGGCCGGGACGGGCGATCTGCTGTCCCGGATCACCACCGACATCGACCGGCTGGCGAACGCGATGCGGGAGGCCGTGCCGCAGCTCGCCATCGGTGTCGTGTGGGCGGCGCTGCTGCTCGGCGCGCTGACCGTCACCGCGCCGCCGCTGGCGCTGGCCGTGCTGGTCGCGGTGCCGCTGGTGGTGGCGGGCTGCCGCTGGTACTTCAAGCGGGCGCCGTCCGCGTACCGCTCGGAGGCCGCCGGGTACGCGGCGGTCGCCGCGATGCTCACCGAGACCGTCGACGCGGGCCGGACGATCGAGGCGCACCGCCTCGGCGCGCGCCGCGTCGCTCTGTCGGACCAGCGGGTGAAGGAGTGGACCGCGTGGGAGCGGTACACGCTGTGGCTGCGGTCGGTGCTCTTCCCGGTCATCAACCTGACCCATACGACGATCTTCCTGTCCGTGCTGATGATCGGCGGGGTCTTCGTCCTCCAGGACTGGATCACCGTCGGGCAGCTGACGACGGGCGCGCTGCTGTCGCAGATGCTGGTGGAGCCGGTCGGGCTGATCCTGCGCTGGTACGACGAGCTCCAGGTCGCCCAGGTGTCCATCGCGCGGCTCGTCGGCGTGCGGGACATCGAGCCGGACGGGGGCGACGAGTCGGTCGTCCCGGACGGCAGGACCGTCAGCGCCGACGACGTGCGGTTCGGCTACCGCGCGGGGGTGGACGTCCTGCACCAGGTGACGCTGGACGTCCCGCCGGGGACCCGGCTGGCGCTGGTCGGCCCCTCGGGGGCGGGGAAGTCGACGCTGGGGCGGCTGCTCGCGGGCATCTACGGTCCCCGGACCGGCCATGTCACGCTCGGCGGGGCCGAGTTGTCCCGGATGCCGGCGGAGCGGGTGCGGCGGCATGTGGCGCTGGTCAACCAGGAACACCACGTGTTCGTGGGGTCGTTGCGCGACAACCTGCTGCTGGCCCGCACGGACGCGGCGGACGCGGAGCTGTGGGCGGCGCTGGGCGCGGTGGACGCGGACGGGTGGGCGCGGGGGCTGGACTCGGGGCTGGAGACGGAGGTCGGTTCCGGGAGTACGGCGCTGACCCCGGCCCAGGCCCAGCAGGTCGCCCTGGCCCGCCTCGTCCTGGCGGACCCGCACACCCTGGTGCTGGACGAGGCGACGTCCCTGCTGGACCCCCGGGCGGCCCGGCACCTGGAGCGCTCGCTGGCGCGGGTGCTGGACGGCCGCACGGTGGTGGCGATCGCCCACCGCCTGCACACCGCGCACGACGCGGACGTCATCGCGGTGGTGGAGGAGGGGCGGATCAGCGAACTGGGGAGCCACGAGGAGTTGGTGGCGGCCGGAGGGGCTTACGCGGCGTTGTGGCGGTCCTGGCACGGGTAG
- a CDS encoding ABC transporter transmembrane domain-containing protein has translation MQIRDLPYPDPGIPDARSGPRFLLWLGRNQLGGQLKAVAWGLLHHLGIAGLPVGAGLAVQAVVDRSGARLAWAGGLIALCGAAIAVGDTMLHRTAVTNWITAAARVQQLLARKTAELGSALTRRVAAGEVVAVSTGDVEKVGWFVEALSRFLAAALAIVVICVGLTLYLPELGWIVAAGVPVLALAVLPLLPRATQRADIQREKAGKATELASDTVAGLRVLRGIGGEELFLGRYRTASQEVRKAAVRSARMWSLISAVQVLLPGVLLITVVWYGAHLALDGRIGVGGLVTVYSAVTLLLFPLGQFEEIAMAYSFSRPSAKRAARVLSLERTSYDDERGLLDDARPTGDLYDPATGLLAPAGLLTAVVCGDPDAAGLLAERLGGHAAEEEKSPSVLLGGVALDDLPLDAARASVLVQDKDPVLLSGTLTELLDVPASGAVDAGKALDAAQCDDVLDALAQASVDGSGDPMSSRITERGRSLSGGQRQRLALARSLVTDPEVLVLDEPTSAVDSHTEARIAQGVKELRAGRTTVVFASSPLLLDAADRVVFVHEGAVAAVGGHRELVRTDARYRAVVTRETEAEGEQLSVQDELTPASARAREEIEESA, from the coding sequence CAACCAGCTCGGCGGGCAGCTCAAGGCCGTCGCCTGGGGACTGCTGCACCACCTGGGCATCGCCGGGCTCCCGGTCGGCGCCGGGCTCGCCGTCCAGGCCGTGGTGGACCGCTCGGGCGCGCGCCTCGCCTGGGCCGGCGGCCTCATCGCGCTGTGCGGCGCCGCCATCGCCGTCGGCGACACGATGCTGCACCGCACCGCCGTCACCAACTGGATCACCGCCGCCGCGCGCGTCCAGCAGCTCCTGGCCCGCAAGACGGCCGAGCTGGGTTCGGCGCTGACCCGCCGGGTCGCCGCGGGGGAGGTCGTGGCGGTCTCCACGGGTGACGTGGAGAAGGTGGGCTGGTTCGTGGAGGCGCTGTCGCGCTTCCTGGCCGCCGCCCTCGCGATCGTCGTGATCTGCGTGGGGCTGACGCTCTACCTGCCCGAGCTGGGCTGGATCGTCGCCGCCGGGGTGCCGGTGCTCGCGCTGGCCGTGCTGCCGCTGCTCCCCCGGGCCACCCAACGCGCGGACATCCAGCGGGAGAAGGCGGGCAAGGCCACCGAACTGGCCTCGGACACCGTGGCGGGGCTGCGCGTCCTGCGCGGCATCGGCGGCGAGGAGTTGTTCCTCGGGCGCTATCGCACCGCGTCCCAGGAGGTCAGGAAGGCCGCCGTCCGCAGCGCGCGGATGTGGTCGCTTATCTCGGCCGTCCAGGTCCTGCTGCCGGGCGTGCTGCTCATCACGGTGGTCTGGTACGGCGCGCACCTCGCGCTCGACGGGCGGATCGGCGTCGGCGGGCTGGTGACCGTCTACAGCGCGGTGACGCTGCTGCTCTTCCCGCTGGGCCAGTTCGAGGAGATCGCGATGGCGTACTCGTTCTCGCGGCCCTCGGCGAAGCGCGCGGCGCGGGTGCTGTCGCTGGAGCGGACCTCGTACGACGACGAGCGTGGCCTCCTGGACGACGCGCGGCCGACCGGGGACCTGTACGACCCCGCGACCGGGCTGCTGGCCCCCGCGGGTCTGCTGACCGCCGTGGTGTGCGGCGACCCGGACGCGGCGGGGCTGCTCGCCGAACGCCTGGGCGGGCACGCGGCCGAGGAGGAGAAGAGCCCGTCGGTGCTGCTCGGCGGGGTGGCGCTGGACGACCTGCCGCTGGACGCGGCGCGGGCCAGCGTCCTCGTACAGGACAAGGATCCGGTGCTGCTGTCGGGCACGCTCACGGAGCTGCTCGACGTGCCGGCCTCCGGCGCGGTCGACGCCGGGAAGGCGCTGGACGCGGCGCAGTGCGACGACGTGCTGGACGCGCTCGCGCAGGCGTCGGTGGACGGCAGCGGTGACCCGATGTCGTCGCGGATCACCGAGCGCGGGCGCTCGCTGTCCGGTGGGCAGCGGCAGCGGCTCGCGCTGGCGCGTTCGCTGGTCACGGACCCGGAGGTGCTGGTCCTCGACGAGCCGACGTCGGCCGTGGACTCGCACACGGAGGCCCGGATCGCGCAAGGCGTCAAGGAATTGCGGGCGGGCCGTACGACGGTGGTGTTCGCGTCCTCGCCACTGCTGCTCGACGCCGCCGACCGGGTGGTGTTCGTCCACGAGGGGGCGGTGGCCGCGGTGGGCGGACACCGCGAGCTGGTGCGGACTGACGCGCGCTACCGCGCGGTCGTGACACGCGAGACGGAGGCGGAGGGCGAACAGCTCTCCGTACAGGACGAGTTGACGCCGGCGTCCGCGCGGGCCCGGGAAGAGATCGAGGAATCGGCATGA